In Bacteriovorax stolpii, a single genomic region encodes these proteins:
- the ychF gene encoding redox-regulated ATPase YchF yields MGLNCGIVGLPNVGKSTIFSAITSAPAEAANYPFCTIEPNVGIVAMHDPRMKAIGDIIGPEKMVYTTVEFVDIAGLVKGASKGEGLGNQFLGHIRAVDGIVHVVRCFDDGDIIHVHGKVNPKDDIETINLELAFADLEVVEKKLANIPKLLKSQNKDVLTSAKIQLPILENLKTQLEAGVAARNVEMSDEDREAIKDLNLITGKKVIYLCNVDEEGLSKDNDYVTAVKAYAKAENSEVMVLCGKLESEIAALETLEEKKEFLEAAGITESGLDKLTRAAYNMLGLKTYFTAGVKEVRAWTFHDGYKAPQCAGVIHSDFERGFIKAEVFHFDDLIKYGSEAKVKEAGKFRVEGKEYVVKDGDIMHFRFNV; encoded by the coding sequence ATGGGATTAAATTGTGGAATTGTAGGTCTTCCAAACGTTGGTAAATCGACAATCTTCTCTGCTATCACTTCAGCTCCAGCAGAAGCTGCTAACTATCCATTTTGTACGATTGAACCAAACGTAGGTATCGTAGCGATGCACGACCCACGCATGAAGGCCATCGGGGACATCATCGGGCCAGAAAAAATGGTTTATACGACAGTTGAGTTCGTAGACATCGCAGGTCTGGTTAAAGGAGCTTCAAAAGGTGAAGGTCTTGGAAACCAATTCTTAGGACACATCAGAGCGGTAGACGGAATTGTTCACGTTGTTCGTTGTTTTGATGATGGAGACATTATCCACGTTCACGGAAAAGTTAACCCAAAAGACGATATTGAAACAATCAACCTTGAGTTAGCTTTTGCTGACCTGGAAGTTGTTGAGAAAAAACTGGCGAACATCCCAAAACTTTTAAAGTCACAAAATAAAGACGTTTTAACGTCGGCAAAAATCCAACTTCCAATCCTTGAGAATTTAAAAACTCAATTAGAAGCTGGAGTTGCAGCTAGAAACGTTGAAATGTCTGATGAAGACAGAGAAGCAATCAAAGATCTTAACCTGATCACGGGTAAGAAAGTTATTTACCTTTGTAACGTAGACGAAGAAGGTCTTTCAAAAGACAACGATTACGTAACAGCCGTAAAAGCATACGCCAAAGCAGAAAATTCTGAAGTGATGGTTCTTTGTGGAAAACTAGAATCAGAAATCGCAGCTCTTGAAACACTTGAAGAGAAGAAAGAGTTCCTTGAAGCAGCAGGAATTACAGAGTCTGGTTTAGATAAGCTTACTCGTGCCGCTTACAACATGCTTGGTCTTAAGACTTACTTTACAGCAGGAGTTAAGGAAGTTCGCGCATGGACTTTCCACGATGGTTACAAAGCGCCTCAGTGTGCTGGTGTTATCCACTCTGATTTCGAGCGCGGATTCATTAAGGCAGAAGTTTTCCACTTTGATGACCTGATCAAATACGGATCAGAAGCAAAGGTTAAAGAAGCTGGAAAGTTTAGAGTTGAAGGTAAAGAATACGTCGTTAAAGATGGCGATATCATGCACTTCAGATTCAACGTCTAG
- the pth gene encoding aminoacyl-tRNA hydrolase — protein sequence MDRLIVGLGNPGIKYHYTRHNIGWDVFEELSFAGNLKWTDKFKGQYAVYQNGDEKIYFLKPQTFMNLSGESVQPLMNFFKIPVENILVVHDELDLPFGTIAFKKGGGLAGHNGLKSIAGLLGTQEFRRVRVGIGRPVHGDVSNWVLSGYTGEDKDFFRPFLKGSAQALEEYIKLGFDKAATAYSKKKIV from the coding sequence ATGGACCGTTTGATTGTTGGGCTGGGAAACCCCGGAATAAAATATCATTACACTCGCCACAACATTGGCTGGGATGTTTTTGAAGAGCTAAGTTTCGCGGGCAATCTGAAATGGACAGACAAGTTTAAGGGCCAGTACGCTGTTTACCAAAACGGTGATGAGAAGATCTATTTCTTAAAACCCCAGACTTTTATGAACCTTTCAGGTGAGAGTGTTCAGCCTTTGATGAACTTCTTCAAGATTCCAGTAGAGAACATTCTGGTTGTTCACGATGAGCTGGATTTACCGTTTGGAACAATTGCTTTTAAAAAAGGCGGTGGTCTTGCCGGTCATAATGGCTTGAAATCTATTGCAGGACTCTTAGGGACGCAGGAATTCAGACGCGTGCGCGTAGGGATTGGCCGCCCGGTTCATGGCGATGTTTCCAATTGGGTTCTCTCAGGGTATACCGGAGAGGATAAAGACTTTTTTAGACCTTTTTTAAAAGGGAGTGCCCAAGCGCTTGAAGAATATATCAAACTTGGTTTTGATAAAGCAGCGACGGCCTATAGTAAGAAAAAAATTGTTTAA
- a CDS encoding lipase/acyltransferase domain-containing protein has product MLKEERTGAVRWAKASNFLLSQKGLSQNIPGTKIGSFKKLVPAGILKNVVVVPRYWDVDSYGKTLSQLEIFTKENQIELATVDYDWRDDFVDCLKVIDQKIKSFNLQDSDELYVLCHSMGALLMSYYLRYGAQDVDHATENWEGLRHVKKAALIAPPLHGLMILFRDMETGTRLALNRKLLSNLDYSTFRSSYFFLPPKGEDVGMEKNGQRHSLGIHDIEKWQKNLWGPFKHARPDEQKAVREFVEKMMERSTKFHALLRAPVLVRPSVKIPLLHIRGLGHKTLEIATLYRSKDRLNYRFTKQGAVDGDGTVTAVSGASLAYFNVFDFNGIDSRLGHLDVLARPESQKIIQDFLKK; this is encoded by the coding sequence ATGCTAAAGGAAGAAAGGACCGGAGCGGTCCGCTGGGCAAAAGCTTCAAATTTTCTTCTCAGTCAAAAAGGCCTTTCACAAAATATTCCTGGAACTAAAATTGGATCTTTTAAAAAACTGGTTCCTGCCGGTATTTTAAAGAATGTTGTCGTCGTTCCTCGTTATTGGGATGTCGACTCCTACGGAAAAACTCTTTCTCAATTAGAAATCTTCACTAAAGAGAATCAAATTGAATTAGCGACGGTTGATTATGACTGGCGCGATGATTTTGTTGATTGCCTAAAAGTGATTGATCAAAAAATTAAAAGCTTTAATCTGCAGGATTCGGATGAGCTTTATGTTCTCTGTCACAGCATGGGTGCGCTTTTGATGTCTTATTATCTCCGTTATGGAGCTCAGGATGTGGATCATGCAACTGAGAATTGGGAAGGGCTTCGCCATGTAAAAAAAGCTGCGCTGATCGCGCCTCCCTTGCATGGATTGATGATTCTTTTTCGGGATATGGAGACAGGGACACGCCTGGCCTTAAACCGCAAATTGCTTTCAAATCTTGATTATTCGACGTTTCGTTCGAGCTATTTCTTTCTTCCGCCTAAAGGTGAAGATGTAGGAATGGAAAAAAATGGACAGAGGCATTCGCTTGGGATTCACGATATCGAAAAATGGCAGAAAAATTTATGGGGGCCTTTTAAACATGCGCGTCCAGATGAGCAAAAGGCCGTTAGAGAGTTCGTGGAAAAAATGATGGAGAGATCAACCAAGTTTCACGCACTCTTAAGAGCACCTGTTCTTGTTCGTCCTTCCGTGAAAATACCTCTCCTGCATATCAGAGGACTTGGTCATAAGACCCTTGAGATTGCGACTTTATATCGCTCAAAAGATCGTTTGAATTACCGCTTCACCAAACAAGGCGCGGTGGATGGAGATGGAACAGTGACAGCTGTTTCCGGTGCGTCTTTGGCCTATTTTAATGTTTTTGACTTCAATGGCATTGATAGCAGACTCGGGCATCTGGATGTTTTGGCCAGACCCGAGTCGCAAAAAATTATTCAAGATTTCTTAAAAAAATAA